The Erythrobacter sp. Alg231-14 genome has a segment encoding these proteins:
- a CDS encoding phage tail assembly chaperone, which translates to MTREKAVGLCAETSLWWGLASQILGWRPDEFWQSTPAELAAALRPPENIQNTTAPSRDCIAQMLERENNERQS; encoded by the coding sequence ATGACACGCGAAAAGGCTGTTGGTCTCTGCGCCGAAACCTCCCTTTGGTGGGGTCTAGCGTCTCAGATTCTTGGTTGGCGACCAGACGAATTTTGGCAATCCACCCCCGCCGAGCTGGCCGCAGCACTTCGTCCTCCGGAAAACATACAGAACACCACGGCACCTAGCCGAGATTGCATTGCGCAAATGTTGGAGCGAGAAAACAATGAACGACAATCTTGA
- a CDS encoding phage portal protein yields MAMLDTLLAAFKGGEENRVPLAQGNFPGNTHGWMPAFMDNPSDRPYRYEQAVQDGFLGNPIAQRAVRIVSEGVGQAPITINDDQLEALVTATSAGQSLVETLAAHILLHGNGYVQVIKDANGKPIELYALRPDRMTVIAGNDGWPYAYEYTVGREPIRIPINDDGGWPNIIQIKTMHPLDDHLGASALAASQQAVAIHNAASDWNRALLENAARPSGALVYDGGDGVGLTHEQFERLKCELETAFSGSLNAGRPMLLDGGLKWQSMAMSPADMDFATLKSAAAREIALAFGVPPMLLGLPGDNTYSNYREANRALWRLTLLPLSEKLFAALEEGLSTWFPDGAITVDLDRITALSEDRERLWKQVSDADFLSRTEKRQMLGFPAKEDIQ; encoded by the coding sequence ATGGCAATGCTCGACACCCTGCTCGCCGCCTTTAAGGGCGGGGAGGAAAACCGTGTGCCGCTTGCACAGGGAAACTTTCCCGGGAACACCCATGGATGGATGCCCGCGTTCATGGATAATCCCAGCGATCGCCCTTATCGCTACGAACAGGCGGTGCAGGATGGATTTCTCGGAAATCCGATTGCACAGCGCGCCGTCCGAATTGTTTCAGAAGGCGTAGGGCAGGCGCCGATTACCATCAATGATGACCAGCTCGAGGCGCTTGTCACCGCAACGAGCGCAGGCCAATCTTTGGTCGAAACACTGGCCGCACACATCCTCTTGCACGGCAATGGCTATGTCCAAGTCATCAAGGACGCGAACGGCAAACCAATCGAATTGTACGCGCTTCGCCCTGACCGCATGACGGTCATCGCCGGCAATGATGGATGGCCGTACGCGTATGAATACACGGTAGGACGAGAGCCAATTCGCATCCCGATCAACGACGATGGCGGATGGCCAAACATCATACAGATCAAAACCATGCACCCCCTCGACGATCATCTTGGCGCCAGCGCGTTAGCGGCCTCTCAACAAGCAGTCGCGATCCACAACGCTGCGTCAGATTGGAACAGGGCTCTACTGGAAAACGCGGCCCGTCCGTCTGGTGCCTTGGTCTATGATGGAGGTGATGGCGTCGGTCTTACCCATGAACAATTTGAGCGATTGAAATGCGAACTTGAAACTGCGTTTTCGGGGTCCTTGAACGCTGGACGACCAATGCTGCTCGATGGCGGATTGAAATGGCAATCGATGGCTATGTCGCCGGCTGACATGGACTTTGCCACTTTGAAAAGTGCAGCCGCACGAGAAATCGCGTTGGCATTTGGCGTGCCGCCCATGTTGTTGGGGCTGCCTGGCGACAACACCTATTCGAACTATCGGGAGGCCAATCGGGCCCTCTGGCGGCTCACCCTTCTTCCGCTGTCCGAAAAGTTGTTTGCCGCTTTAGAAGAGGGCCTGTCCACGTGGTTTCCGGATGGTGCCATCACGGTCGATCTGGATCGCATTACAGCGCTTTCTGAAGATCGCGAACGTCTTTGGAAACAAGTGTCCGATGCTGATTTCCTGAGCCGCACGGAAAAGCGGCAAATGCTGGGCTTTCCAGCGAAGGAGGACATTCAGTGA
- the gp17 gene encoding tail completion protein gp17 translates to MENSLRADLIDWLRSDPNLIPINAIEEETPISASAPWLGISASASTDWGTKDRAGREVRIALELESRTDETDADSPLINAIENRVLALPPFQSDFEVASIRFLRARSEERDSNLRGALLEFRFRIFAPQP, encoded by the coding sequence ATGGAAAATTCCTTACGCGCCGATCTCATAGATTGGCTCCGCAGCGACCCGAATTTGATCCCGATCAACGCGATTGAAGAAGAAACGCCAATCAGCGCAAGTGCGCCTTGGCTAGGCATTTCAGCAAGCGCTTCCACGGATTGGGGAACCAAGGATCGGGCAGGTCGCGAAGTTCGGATCGCTTTGGAGTTGGAAAGTCGGACCGATGAGACAGATGCCGATAGTCCTCTCATCAATGCGATTGAAAACCGTGTCCTGGCATTGCCGCCGTTTCAATCCGATTTCGAAGTCGCATCGATCCGATTCTTACGAGCCAGAAGCGAGGAGCGAGACAGCAATCTTCGGGGCGCGCTGCTTGAATTCCGCTTTCGCATTTTTGCCCCTCAACCATAA
- a CDS encoding tail tape measure protein: MNDNLEELVIEVRATTDGFNSDLEGMRSALDSSLLDGFGKAGSVLERGLLSALRRGSLGFDDLKRVAFNTLDSIASHAINSGLNSVLGGPGSGFGGIIGQSLGALLGLPGRATGGPVSPGRGFIVGENGPELFVPTSAGKIAANAGEVRAGRDVRVAIQLATPRGTSAPTAMQRSSRQVASAVRRAIQER, from the coding sequence ATGAACGACAATCTTGAAGAGCTCGTGATCGAAGTCCGGGCAACAACCGATGGCTTCAATTCTGACCTCGAAGGCATGCGCAGCGCGCTCGACTCCTCGCTACTTGATGGGTTCGGCAAAGCGGGCTCTGTTCTTGAACGTGGGCTCCTATCTGCCCTTCGCAGAGGTAGCTTGGGATTTGATGACCTAAAACGGGTGGCGTTCAATACTCTGGATTCCATTGCTTCTCACGCCATCAACTCTGGTCTGAACTCTGTGTTGGGCGGGCCTGGTTCTGGCTTTGGCGGCATAATCGGCCAATCGCTCGGCGCGTTGCTTGGATTACCCGGCCGCGCCACCGGCGGGCCAGTCTCACCGGGCAGAGGATTCATTGTCGGAGAAAACGGCCCGGAGCTTTTTGTCCCGACCAGCGCCGGCAAGATCGCGGCGAACGCAGGCGAGGTCCGTGCGGGCCGAGATGTTCGCGTGGCAATACAACTGGCTACACCGCGTGGAACTTCTGCACCAACAGCCATGCAACGATCGTCGCGACAAGTTGCAAGCGCTGTCCGCCGCGCCATCCAAGAACGCTGA
- a CDS encoding YqaA family protein: MCLAEPKKAIRFALVATLSSVLGGLFGYGIGFLLYESVGVWLLGILGLSESFPVAACYIREQGALAVFFAAGTPVPFKLMTITAGFIEMNLLTFTLAALAGRALIFMVVGILFQIFGAPIKRIIDQYLGLLTSLFVVLVVGGFIAFTQFAKGDDNSDAPHICDAATLEQVSE, encoded by the coding sequence ATGTGTTTGGCTGAGCCAAAAAAGGCGATCCGCTTTGCATTGGTGGCTACGCTGTCTTCGGTACTGGGCGGCCTATTCGGATACGGCATCGGTTTTCTTTTGTATGAATCGGTCGGCGTCTGGTTGCTGGGGATCCTCGGGTTAAGCGAGAGCTTTCCTGTCGCCGCATGTTACATTCGTGAACAAGGCGCCTTGGCCGTCTTCTTCGCTGCGGGCACGCCCGTTCCGTTTAAGTTGATGACGATCACCGCCGGGTTCATCGAAATGAACTTGCTGACCTTCACGCTCGCTGCTCTTGCAGGGCGCGCTTTGATATTCATGGTCGTTGGGATTTTGTTCCAAATATTCGGCGCGCCAATCAAGCGTATCATCGACCAGTATCTGGGATTGTTGACCAGCCTATTTGTGGTCTTGGTGGTTGGCGGATTCATCGCTTTCACCCAATTTGCAAAGGGTGATGACAATTCCGACGCACCGCACATATGCGATGCCGCGACTCTCGAGCAAGTTAGCGAATAA
- a CDS encoding phage major capsid protein, producing MEQSFDVVARQDQAEADIKVLRNDVDEVKARLDKVSRAASRPAIGGVPAATAEVKGFVDGYLRRGRENEVKSINGGTLSDGGFAVPRQIDAMIARELSEISPIRSIAQVVQTGTSGYRKLVATGGTASGWVSETAARPETDTPNFAEIAPPSGDLYANPAASQSMLDDAAFDLESWLANEIAIEFARAEGTAFVNGNGTNQPEGFLQAANSTAEDGVRGFGQLQYIGSGDANGFDGEPDAKLIDLIHSLKSGHRQGASFVMNSSTLASVRKLKTADGAFLWQPGMVEGQPNRLLGYPVIEAEDMPDVGAGEFPIAFGNFRHGYLIAEHSATRVLRDPFSNKPFVHFYATKRVGGQVLDSNAIKLLKIEA from the coding sequence ATGGAACAAAGTTTTGATGTGGTTGCCCGCCAAGATCAGGCCGAAGCCGATATCAAAGTGCTCCGCAACGATGTTGATGAAGTGAAAGCACGTTTGGACAAAGTTTCCCGCGCGGCGTCCCGCCCAGCGATCGGTGGGGTTCCTGCAGCCACTGCCGAGGTTAAAGGTTTCGTAGATGGCTATTTGCGTCGCGGTCGTGAGAACGAAGTCAAATCGATCAACGGCGGAACTCTATCGGATGGTGGATTCGCAGTTCCACGACAAATTGATGCAATGATCGCGCGGGAATTGTCAGAAATTAGCCCCATCCGTTCAATCGCCCAAGTGGTTCAAACCGGCACATCTGGATACCGCAAGCTTGTTGCGACAGGCGGCACAGCATCTGGCTGGGTCAGCGAAACAGCGGCACGCCCCGAAACCGACACGCCGAACTTTGCTGAGATCGCTCCACCTAGCGGCGACCTCTACGCCAATCCGGCCGCTAGCCAATCAATGTTGGACGATGCGGCCTTTGACCTCGAATCTTGGCTTGCCAATGAGATCGCGATCGAATTCGCCCGCGCGGAAGGAACCGCTTTCGTCAACGGCAATGGCACGAACCAACCCGAAGGATTCTTGCAGGCAGCAAACAGCACCGCCGAAGACGGTGTGCGCGGCTTTGGTCAATTGCAATATATCGGTTCGGGCGACGCCAACGGTTTTGATGGCGAACCTGATGCCAAGCTGATCGACCTAATCCATTCACTCAAATCGGGTCACCGCCAGGGGGCCAGTTTCGTCATGAACTCGTCAACACTGGCATCGGTCCGTAAATTGAAAACTGCAGATGGCGCATTTCTTTGGCAGCCAGGCATGGTTGAAGGCCAACCTAATCGATTGCTCGGTTATCCTGTGATTGAAGCGGAAGACATGCCCGACGTAGGTGCTGGCGAATTTCCGATTGCTTTCGGTAATTTCCGTCATGGCTATTTGATCGCGGAACACAGTGCCACTCGCGTTTTACGCGATCCGTTCTCCAACAAGCCGTTTGTCCATTTCTACGCCACGAAACGTGTGGGTGGGCAAGTGCTCGATTCAAACGCAATCAAGCTGCTCAAGATCGAGGCCTGA
- a CDS encoding phage tail tube protein, producing MPAQNGSAFLLKIGDGTASPSYETVAGLRTTQLSINGDLVVVTHKESGGWRDLLSGAGTRSVSVSAAGIFLGSQAESSIRAHALAGVIDDYELSFEDGERLRGRFLVQRLDYSGDFNGERNYTLQLESSGPVTPA from the coding sequence ATGCCAGCGCAAAATGGATCCGCATTCCTACTAAAAATCGGTGACGGAACGGCCAGCCCCTCTTATGAAACCGTAGCCGGATTGAGGACAACACAATTGTCCATCAATGGTGATCTGGTGGTCGTCACACACAAAGAATCAGGTGGATGGCGTGACCTGCTTTCCGGAGCGGGCACTCGGTCAGTTTCTGTGAGCGCCGCTGGAATCTTTCTCGGCAGTCAGGCGGAGTCCTCAATCCGTGCCCATGCATTGGCGGGTGTCATCGATGATTATGAATTGTCTTTCGAAGATGGAGAGCGTCTGCGCGGTCGCTTTCTCGTTCAACGGCTAGACTATTCCGGAGATTTCAACGGGGAGCGCAACTACACGCTCCAACTCGAGAGCTCCGGTCCCGTGACCCCTGCATGA
- a CDS encoding GTA-gp10 family protein has translation MSRIANRLRGEANFECADSKFCLRPSFENLVNAEEEIGSLFALVERASQGGMTVSEITAILWHCIDHHPRPAREIVGQAVLQMGLVEAIKPVRTILAQVLQGRA, from the coding sequence ATGAGCCGGATCGCTAATAGGTTGAGGGGCGAAGCCAATTTCGAATGCGCAGACTCTAAATTTTGCCTACGGCCGAGTTTTGAGAATTTGGTCAATGCAGAAGAAGAAATTGGATCGCTTTTCGCCTTAGTAGAACGCGCTTCGCAAGGCGGCATGACCGTTTCTGAAATCACGGCCATTCTTTGGCACTGTATCGACCATCACCCACGCCCTGCGCGGGAAATCGTTGGACAGGCGGTGCTGCAGATGGGTTTGGTGGAAGCTATCAAACCAGTTCGGACAATCTTGGCTCAGGTGCTGCAAGGCCGCGCATGA
- a CDS encoding DNA-packaging protein, with protein sequence MTQRIDWLAQEEDCVQNRIAAALNQEERNEFDFHWAMMARSAQLPPKGNWRTWLILAGRGFGKTRAGAEWVRLVAESQSEARIALVSSSLNEARAVMVEGESGLLACSPPERRPMFEASLRRVRFPNGAQVQLYSAAEPESLRGPQHSHAWCDEIGKWPLSHNRATRTFDNLLMGMRLGNDPRMAVTTTPRAVPLVQRLLDQAEDGSCVITRGSTYDNAMNLPERFLEAIEGEFAGSQLARQEIAGEMLRDIEGALWTRAMLEQANAGTKTDSLCRIVVAVDPPISSHGDECGIIVAGLGDDGVARILADCSVAKAQPDRWAKTVADAAQHWEADRVVAEANQGGAMVESVLRAADNRLPIRLVHASRGKAARAEPVAALYSSGRVIHCGSFPQLEDQMCGLLIGGDYSGPGRSPDRADALVWALTELMLGTAARPSVRHI encoded by the coding sequence TTGACACAACGGATCGATTGGCTCGCCCAAGAAGAGGATTGTGTTCAAAATCGGATAGCAGCGGCACTCAATCAAGAGGAACGCAACGAGTTCGATTTCCATTGGGCAATGATGGCGCGATCCGCTCAACTGCCACCCAAAGGAAATTGGCGCACTTGGCTGATTCTGGCTGGGCGTGGATTTGGCAAAACTCGCGCAGGGGCGGAATGGGTCAGGTTGGTTGCTGAAAGCCAAAGCGAGGCGCGCATCGCGCTTGTATCTTCGTCACTCAATGAAGCTCGTGCCGTTATGGTAGAGGGAGAAAGCGGCTTGTTGGCCTGCTCTCCACCAGAACGGCGTCCAATGTTCGAAGCGTCGCTGCGCCGAGTGCGCTTTCCAAATGGCGCACAAGTGCAGCTATATTCGGCGGCCGAGCCAGAAAGCTTGCGCGGCCCGCAACACAGTCATGCTTGGTGTGATGAAATTGGAAAGTGGCCCTTGTCGCACAATCGTGCCACTCGGACGTTTGACAATCTCTTGATGGGAATGAGGTTGGGCAACGATCCGCGAATGGCCGTCACCACTACGCCGCGCGCGGTGCCATTGGTGCAAAGACTGCTGGACCAAGCCGAAGATGGCAGCTGCGTGATCACGCGCGGTTCAACCTACGACAACGCCATGAACCTGCCTGAAAGGTTCTTAGAAGCGATTGAAGGTGAATTTGCAGGAAGCCAATTGGCCCGACAAGAAATAGCGGGTGAGATGCTTCGTGACATCGAAGGCGCTCTTTGGACCCGCGCAATGCTTGAACAGGCAAATGCAGGAACGAAAACCGATAGTTTGTGTCGCATCGTTGTGGCCGTTGACCCACCGATCTCTTCGCATGGGGATGAATGCGGCATCATTGTCGCTGGCTTGGGCGACGATGGGGTTGCCCGAATTCTCGCGGATTGCTCTGTCGCAAAGGCGCAACCAGATCGTTGGGCCAAAACAGTCGCCGACGCCGCACAGCATTGGGAAGCGGATCGTGTCGTAGCCGAGGCAAACCAAGGCGGCGCAATGGTTGAAAGCGTTTTGCGCGCTGCCGACAATAGATTGCCGATCAGACTGGTTCACGCCAGTCGAGGAAAAGCGGCGCGGGCCGAACCAGTCGCCGCTCTCTATTCATCGGGGCGGGTCATCCATTGCGGAAGTTTCCCGCAACTCGAAGATCAAATGTGCGGATTGCTTATTGGCGGCGATTATTCCGGCCCTGGCCGGAGTCCAGATCGCGCAGACGCGCTCGTTTGGGCGTTGACCGAACTCATGCTTGGCACCGCTGCACGGCCAAGCGTGCGTCACATTTGA
- the spt gene encoding serine palmitoyltransferase, with the protein MTDTAMAKDAPPATEAQDLFSKFDPIIQTRETLLASGVEDPFNLVMEEVLSPTRAMCNGRDTILLGTYNYMGMTFDPDVLDAGKQALDNYGAGTTGSRVLNGTYQGHRECEDALKEFYGMDHAMVFSTGYQANLGIIATIAGKGDYVVLDIDSHASIYDGCAMGNAEIVPFRHNDIEAMEKRLRRIPEGAGKLVILEGVYSMLGDVAPLKEMIAIAKKYGAMVLVDEAHSMGFIGENGRGVAEEQGVMDDVDFIIGTFSKSVGTVGGFCVSNHPKFDILRLVCRPYVFTASLPPSVVATAATSIRKLMHGSNKRAHLWENSKRLHAGLTEMGFELGTNEPQSAIVAVIMPDLERGAGMWEALLKEGLYVNLARPPATPANMTLLRCSLCAEHSSEEVETILAMFERAGKAVGIIG; encoded by the coding sequence ATGACTGATACCGCAATGGCAAAAGACGCACCTCCCGCGACCGAGGCGCAAGATCTCTTTTCAAAATTTGATCCGATTATCCAAACTCGCGAAACGCTGTTGGCTAGCGGGGTGGAGGACCCATTCAATTTGGTCATGGAAGAAGTCCTCTCGCCGACGCGGGCGATGTGTAATGGGCGCGATACTATTCTGCTTGGCACCTACAATTACATGGGGATGACCTTTGACCCCGACGTGCTTGATGCCGGAAAGCAAGCTTTGGATAATTACGGTGCGGGCACCACCGGTAGCCGCGTCCTAAACGGGACCTATCAAGGCCACCGTGAATGCGAAGACGCGCTCAAAGAGTTTTACGGGATGGACCATGCCATGGTCTTTTCTACGGGTTACCAAGCGAATTTGGGGATTATCGCGACGATCGCTGGCAAAGGCGACTATGTTGTTCTTGATATCGATAGCCACGCGTCAATTTACGATGGCTGCGCGATGGGCAATGCGGAAATCGTCCCGTTCCGTCACAACGATATCGAAGCGATGGAGAAGAGACTTCGCCGAATCCCAGAAGGTGCTGGGAAATTGGTCATTCTAGAAGGCGTTTATTCGATGTTGGGCGATGTCGCCCCGCTCAAAGAAATGATCGCGATCGCCAAGAAATATGGCGCTATGGTCCTCGTTGATGAAGCGCACTCCATGGGCTTCATTGGGGAAAATGGCCGCGGCGTGGCCGAAGAGCAAGGCGTGATGGATGATGTCGATTTCATCATCGGCACATTCTCAAAAAGCGTCGGCACTGTCGGAGGGTTTTGCGTTTCCAACCACCCCAAGTTTGATATCCTTCGGCTGGTGTGCCGGCCATATGTTTTCACCGCCAGCCTACCGCCGAGCGTTGTCGCGACAGCAGCCACATCGATCCGCAAATTGATGCATGGTTCAAACAAGCGCGCGCACCTTTGGGAAAATTCAAAGCGGCTGCATGCTGGCTTGACCGAAATGGGCTTTGAGCTGGGAACTAACGAACCGCAAAGCGCGATCGTGGCGGTCATTATGCCGGACCTCGAACGCGGTGCAGGCATGTGGGAGGCCCTCTTGAAAGAAGGCCTTTATGTCAATCTCGCCCGCCCACCAGCAACACCGGCAAACATGACACTTTTGCGGTGCTCATTGTGCGCCGAGCATTCTTCGGAAGAGGTCGAAACGATCCTCGCCATGTTTGAACGCGCCGGAAAAGCAGTCGGCATAATTGGTTAA
- a CDS encoding HK97 family phage prohead protease gives MTELANNIIRFAGYAGLFDIPDADRDIIRRGAFASTLAQRSEPLPLLWQHHPDQPIGTIEMVAEDARGLRVIARVENANSRAAALLRQKKVNGLSFGYRARVAHQHEFWRDLRAVDLFEVSLVTHPLQHGARVHFIS, from the coding sequence ATGACCGAACTCGCGAACAATATCATCCGCTTCGCTGGCTATGCCGGTTTGTTTGATATTCCCGATGCAGACCGAGACATCATTCGTCGCGGTGCATTCGCGTCGACCCTTGCCCAACGTTCAGAACCACTGCCTTTATTGTGGCAACACCACCCGGACCAACCAATCGGCACGATAGAAATGGTCGCAGAAGATGCGCGAGGATTGCGCGTGATCGCGCGAGTGGAAAACGCAAACAGCCGCGCAGCAGCCTTATTGCGCCAGAAAAAGGTGAACGGATTGAGCTTTGGGTATCGCGCCCGGGTTGCACACCAGCATGAATTTTGGCGCGATTTGCGCGCCGTTGATCTGTTCGAAGTTAGTCTCGTCACTCATCCGCTTCAGCATGGCGCGCGGGTGCATTTCATCTCCTAA
- a CDS encoding DUF6127 family protein: MTHEEMLASLMMQANAEGAELVTLRAIVEESSELAAERVLERLGLADAGAEGDLDELRELLGAWRDAKASAWKAFMGWAVRGALAALLIGIAVRLGVWDILQ, translated from the coding sequence GTGACTCATGAAGAAATGCTCGCCAGTTTGATGATGCAGGCCAATGCGGAGGGCGCTGAATTGGTAACATTGCGCGCCATCGTTGAGGAATCGAGCGAACTTGCGGCTGAACGTGTGCTTGAGCGGCTCGGCCTAGCCGATGCAGGAGCCGAAGGCGATCTCGATGAGTTGAGAGAGCTGCTTGGGGCATGGCGAGACGCGAAAGCGAGCGCATGGAAAGCTTTCATGGGCTGGGCCGTGCGCGGTGCTTTGGCTGCGCTTCTTATTGGCATCGCTGTTCGACTTGGCGTTTGGGACATTTTGCAATGA
- a CDS encoding head-tail connector protein, with product MRRTILEPADVSATALAELKAWLGISRQNEDELLIGLLRASLDVCEAFTGQAPLSQLIEEQMPTSAGRYAIASRPVSSLIVAQIVGLDGAQSALNPDKYEIEFQAIGNACFTLLQSVEGQAVAIRLRVGIASDWETLPAAIKQGLIRLAAYHYRDRDRPGNAKKEVSAPSSVTALWRPWRTMRLQ from the coding sequence ATGCGGCGGACAATCTTAGAGCCAGCCGATGTAAGCGCGACCGCGCTGGCCGAACTAAAAGCGTGGCTGGGCATCAGCCGACAAAACGAAGACGAACTCCTCATTGGATTGCTTCGGGCAAGTTTGGATGTATGCGAGGCCTTCACCGGGCAAGCTCCTCTATCGCAGCTGATCGAAGAGCAAATGCCAACAAGTGCAGGGCGATATGCGATTGCATCACGACCGGTTTCATCGCTCATTGTGGCACAGATTGTTGGATTGGATGGTGCGCAAAGCGCATTGAATCCGGACAAATATGAAATCGAATTTCAAGCCATCGGGAATGCCTGTTTCACCTTGCTACAAAGCGTGGAGGGGCAAGCTGTCGCAATCCGACTGCGTGTGGGTATTGCATCGGACTGGGAGACCCTCCCTGCTGCGATTAAACAGGGATTAATCCGCCTCGCTGCGTATCATTACCGTGACCGCGATCGCCCCGGCAACGCCAAGAAAGAAGTTTCCGCACCTTCAAGCGTCACCGCCTTGTGGCGGCCTTGGCGCACGATGCGGTTGCAATGA